From Lathamus discolor isolate bLatDis1 chromosome 24, bLatDis1.hap1, whole genome shotgun sequence:
TCCTGCCGGGTTCCGGAAGCGCTCCCGCTGCTGCCGGCTGTAGCGCAGGCCCCATTCCCAGacctccggcagcgctgcggCACTGGGCTCCTGCCCCCCACTCACCGCGCGGTAGCTCTGGCTGCGGGGCCGGTGCTgcgggagcaggggggaaaaGGGATCTTGAGGTGGGAGCAATCCCcaagtggggaaactgaggcacagagggaTGCAGCCAAGAGGGATCCATCCCTGAACACAAACCCACCCCTGAACCCGCCCAAGCAACATGGGGAGGATCCATCCCCAAACCCATCCCTAAACCCGGCCAAGCAGGATGGGAAGGATCCATCTCTGAACCCAAACCCATCCCTGAACCCATCCAAGAGCAATGGGAAGGATCTGCCTCTGAACCCAAGCGCATCCCTGCACCCATCCaagtgggatgggaaggatCCACCTCCAagcccatccctgcagcccGTTCCTGGGGCCATGCTGTGGTGCCCCGCCCCTCACCGGGCTGCCGTGGTCCCGCTGCCGCTGGCAGCTGAAGAGGAAGGTGCTGAAGTAGGGGGTGAAGCTGCTGTCGTGCAGGGCCAGCAGATAGGCCTCGGTGAAGCCGAACGCCGCCGGGAATTGCCGCACCAGCTGCCACGTGCAGTCCAGGAACAGCAGGAAAACGGGAGCCTGGCAATGGGGGGACCCACATTGgtcacaccccccaccccccccgtgACAGGGATGGGTGGTGGGATGCGGGGCGGGGGTCTCACCTCCTCCCAGGGGCTGTCACAACGGAGGAGCCCCAGCCGGTGGGGAAAGGGGTGTCCGGCTGCCACCCATTCCCGCTGGAGCAGGCTCTGGAAGCCGGGAAGGGTGCGGGAATGGGGGTCCCCCAGGAGCTGCACCAGCGAGGCCAGCAGGCAGTTCAGGTCCCGGTCCGACGGCTCTGGGGAGGGGTGCGGTGATGAGGGGGGGTCCCCACCAGTGTCCCCCCATGCCGGGGCTCCCCATGGCGCTACCTTGCAGGAGCACGGAGCAGCATCTCCCCGCCAGCAGCGATGCCACCTCCACGGCTTTCCTCAGGCAGCTCCTTAGGGATGGAAAAGGGGGGTCAGGGCACCCCAAAATGGGTCTCTATGAGCACTGCGATCACCCCACAGACACCAGTTTTGGGGGCGGACACACTCCTTCCATCGTGGGTGTTTTGAGTGCGCACCCCAAGAGCTGAAGCCCCCCCGTAGCCATCACTCGCTCACCGGACATGGTCCAGCCACCGCGTCCCCTCCAGCGCCGAGAGCCACTTCTCCTCCGCCGCGGCGCCTGGACGGGATGGGGGGGTCAGGACCTCCATGGTCGGCGCTGGGGGGTCCCCGCcgtgcccccccacccccgctcACCGGGCAGGCAGAGCGCCCGCAGCTTGAGGTGTGCGAGCTGGATGTCGGCCGGGCCGGGCAGCTCCGCGGTGCGCACCAGCACGCAGGGCCCGCGGCCCCCCAGCAGCAGCGCCTCCAGGCACCTGCGGTGGGGCACAGGGACCCGCCGGTGGGGACGGGTTGGGGGCAGCATCcccaggacccccccccccccccgtcggGACTCACCTCGCGTCCTCGCTGCCCGGCTCCGACCCCGCGTGGAAGGCGGCGGCTCTGAGCAGGGCGCTGCCGCCCGGGTGGTGCCAGCAGAGGCGCTGTGGGGCAAACACGGGGACCCCCCCCATTGTCACCCCCCGAACCCCTTCCCAACATCCCCCCAGCGCCCCCCCGCCGCACTCACGGGCACCCGGCGCTCCTCGAAGTGCGCGAAAAGCCGCTTGAGGTCGTGATCCAGGAGCCCGCTGGGCACCCACAGGTACCGGGGGAGGCTGCGGGTGTCCCCCCCGTCCCGTTATGAGTGGCGGAGGGAGCGTGGGTACTCCTGTCCCGCCTTGGTTTGGGGCCACAGCGTATGCGTGTCCCCAGCACGCACCTTGGGGCCATGTCGAAGCGCTCATTGACGGCGCTCACCCTCCAGCCCGCGGCTCCCAGGCGCTTCAGCTCCTTCTCCCAGTCTCGCAGGCTCTCGAAGAGCAGCGTGGCAGAGGAGCCGtcctcatcctcctcatcctcatcctccggCCTGGCTCCATCACGTCCCTCACCTGCATCCCCCAACCACGCAGCCGCCTCCCGCGCCTGGGCAATGGCGTTGGCGACCTGCAAAGAGCAAGAATGGGGTTGACCCCCCCCAAAGCCTCTGCCCTGGAGGCTGTGGAGCACCCCAGGAACCTCCCCCCGTCACCACCGCATCCACCCTGCTCACCCGGAACGCCTGCGGAGCCAGCCCGTTCTCATGGAAGTAGAAGCGGAGGAGGCGGAAATCCCGGCAGAAAAGGGCGAGTTCCTCTGGGATGAACTTGAGCGTGGAGGTGCCCGTCAGCACCTTGGGCTTGGtgaagctgctggctgggggggTGAGACGGTGTCAGTGCGCGCTGAGACCTGCCCAACTCATCGCACGGGGCCGCCCTTACCTGCCACCAGCTTGCGGATGCAGGGAAGCGCCACCTCGTGCTCGCTGGGCAGGAAGGGACGGGGGGAGCCGGGGTCCTGCGGGAGAGCGGGGAGAGCTGGAAGCTGCCCCTGGGGAGGGTGAAGGGGCCGGACCCGGACCCCGCTGCCCCGTCCcggctggtgctgagccctTGACCCCCCCCACTGCGTCCTGCAGCGAGGAGTTCCCAGGGTGAACGCAGTGGTTCTGCTGCCGGTGAGAATGGATGGGTccgggatggggctgggatggggctggggtgCCACTGGGATGGGGTTCTAGATGCAGCTGGGATGGGGTCAGGATGGGGCAGGGAAGCTGTGGGATGGGGTccgggatggggctgggatggggatgaagcACGATGAGGGCTGGGGGTCCCcagggccggggcggggcgcgggcgGCAACGCAGGGTCCCGTTCCCTGTTCCTTTCCCTGTCCCTTTCCCGTTCCCTTTCCCGTTCCCTGTCCCTTTCCCGTTCCCTTTCCCGTTCCCTGTCCCTTTCCCTGTCCCTTTCCCGTTCCCTTTCCCGTTCCCTGTCTCTTTCCCTGTCCCTTTCCCTGTTCCTTTCCCGTTCCCtgtcccgttcccgttcccttCTCAGTTCTCTTTCCCGGTCCCGGCCGCACCTGCGCGGGCACGAACGCGACGCGGCGGTTGGTGCAAAGCAGCGTCCCGGGGACGGAGCCGTCGTTACCGCAGCGCTGCCGCGCGCCCGCCGcctcctccagcaccagctcccCTGCGGGGAAGGCCGCTGGGTGCGGGGGGCCCAGGGGCGCCGCGGCCCCCCCAAccccgcggccccggccctACCTGGGAGCGGGGGGAACGCCGGGCGGCGGCCGCTCATGGCGCAGGGACTTTGCCCGGGCGGGCccggagcggcggcggcggcggcggaggagcaGCCCCGGGGTCCCGAGCGCtgccgcccgccccggccccggctccgGTCCCGGCCTCCCGCCCTCCCCGCCCGGATCCCGCGgggcggagcggcggcggcagcggcaggAGGGCAGCGCCGCCCGCACCCAGCCCGGACCCTGCCCGCTCCCTGCCCGCTCCCTACTTGGCCCTTGTCCGCACCCTGCTTGGACCCAGCCCTCCCGGCCCGCtccctgcccgctccctgcTTCGACCCAGCCCTCACCCTGCCCGCTCCCTGCCTTCACCCCGCTTGGACCCAGCCCGCTCCCTGTCCACAAAGTGTGAAGAGCCCCGGGCCTCCGGCACCCCGGAAGGATGGGATTGGAGGGATCCCATAGCCCAGGGCACCCCTCAAGGGATGGATGGTGCGGGATGGGGTACgcacagcacccagcaccctgtaGGGCATGGACAGTGCAGGTTGGGGTGCACACAGCTCCCAGCACCCCGCAAGAGATGAATGGAGCTGGAGGGGGATGGACGGCGCAGGCTGGGGTGCATCCAACAGCCCCAGGCCCCCAGGAGGTTCGGATGCTGTGGGATGgggtgcacccagcacccacaaGTGATGGCGCCCACCAGGCCCCGCGCGGGGCAGGGCtccccccgccgcctcccctcGGGACGCGCCGCTCCGTGACTCAGCGCCCAGGAACGGTTTCTCCTCCCAGCCCGGAAACAGCCGCGGCCGCCGGCGCCGCGCCAGGGCCGAGCGGCCCCGCTCCCTGCGGCCCCCCCCGGCGCCATGGAACCCCCACAGCGCGCCCAGGCCCCCCGGGCTCGGCTCCGGCTGCACAACGCGGGGTATGGGTGCGTTTAACCCCAGGCCGGCTGGGGCGGCCCAGCTTCCTCCGGCAGGAAGCAGGCGCATCCCGAAGGCGCATCCCAAAGGAGCGTGGCCGAGTCTTTGGATCCGGCACTGGGAGGATGGGAGGAATTGCgtgcagggattggagccaggGCTGCTTTCCAAGGGCAGCGCCAGCTCGGGGTCACCCCGGGACACCCCGAGAGCCGGCACCGGCACAGACGTGGcactgggagggaaggaaaacccTGGGAACTGGGATAGAGAATTCCAATGCAAAGAGCCGGTGGGAAAGCGCTCcgggctcccccagccccaaagGGGTTCCCATTGCCCCGGGATCCGTGTTTCCAAGCAGCCCCCAAACACAGCCCCAAGGCTGGAGCTGGTGATAAACGGCATCCCGGTGAATCTTCCTCTTTCGGAAGCATTTAAAGCTTCAGCATCCAGCGAAGGGGCTGGATTTCCTTGGGAATCAAACCAGCTGCAGCCTCCCCCTTCGACTGCAGCCAGGAAAAGGTTCTTCCCAGATCACAAATGGTGATGAGGGGAGGTTTAGGGGGGTCCTTCTCTAAATGACAGCCTGATTCTGGTACCTAAAGAGCCAGAatctcccctcatccccagggaggaggatgctgtgctCCACAGAGAAGGAACCCCACTGATGTGATGGGGGGGATGAagagcagccccagggcaggggaCTGGGACCATTCCCGATCCCGCTGGGGCTGAATTCCTGGgatgaagggaaggaaagaggcacGGCCGCTGCTCAGGGCTTCGTTAGTTGAACGTGGTTTATTGTCAGTGAGTCTATGGTAGCACAAAGGAAGGATGCAGTGTCCAGCCTGCGCCACGCCGGCCGCTGCTCCCGAGGAGGAACAAGGACAGAAATCACCAACCGAGGCTTTCATTGACCACGGAACCAAACG
This genomic window contains:
- the MTMR11 gene encoding myotubularin-related protein 11 isoform X4, whose translation is MSGRRPAFPPLPGELVLEEAAGARQRCGNDGSVPGTLLCTNRRVAFVPAQVRPGPGKRTEKGTGTGQGTGKEQGKGQGKRQGTGKGTGKGQGKGQGTGKGTGKGQGTGKGTGKGQGKEQGTGPCVAARAPPRPWGPPALIVLHPHPSPIPDPIPQLPCPILTPSQLHLEPHPSGTPAPSQPHPGPIHSHRQQNHCVHPGNSSLQDAVGGVKGSAPAGTGQRGPGPAPSPSPGAASSSPRSPAGPRLPPSLPAQRARGGASLHPQAGGSSFTKPKVLTGTSTLKFIPEELALFCRDFRLLRFYFHENGLAPQAFRVANAIAQAREAAAWLGDAGEGRDGARPEDEDEEDEDGSSATLLFESLRDWEKELKRLGAAGWRVSAVNERFDMAPSLPRYLWVPSGLLDHDLKRLFAHFEERRVPRLCWHHPGGSALLRAAAFHAGSEPGSEDARCLEALLLGGRGPCVLVRTAELPGPADIQLAHLKLRALCLPGAAAEEKWLSALEGTRWLDHVRSCLRKAVEVASLLAGRCCSVLLQEPSDRDLNCLLASLVQLLGDPHSRTLPGFQSLLQREWVAAGHPFPHRLGLLRCDSPWEEAPVFLLFLDCTWQLVRQFPAAFGFTEAYLLALHDSSFTPYFSTFLFSCQRQRDHGSPHRPRSQSYRAVSGGQEPSAAALPEVWEWGLRYSRQQRERFRNPAGAALGTPGTAEPQPSPASPWPGAGPGPVFVLTKGALSAQPLPWRSGRPPPHHSHWEPSLGEPGGGRPPPGLLLPCTAGPSVRLWTRCYLRGLPEAQRGRFAPSPAGLAEELQLLQDRLRALTA
- the MTMR11 gene encoding myotubularin-related protein 11 isoform X3, with translation MSGRRPAFPPLPGRAGAAGLGGPRRPWAPRTQRPSPQGSWCWRRRRARGSAAVTTAPSPGRCFAPTAASRSCPRSSFTKPKVLTGTSTLKFIPEELALFCRDFRLLRFYFHENGLAPQAFRVANAIAQAREAAAWLGDAGEGRDGARPEDEDEEDEDGSSATLLFESLRDWEKELKRLGAAGWRVSAVNERFDMAPSLPRYLWVPSGLLDHDLKRLFAHFEERRVPRLCWHHPGGSALLRAAAFHAGSEPGSEDARCLEALLLGGRGPCVLVRTAELPGPADIQLAHLKLRALCLPGAAAEEKWLSALEGTRWLDHVRSCLRKAVEVASLLAGRCCSVLLQEPSDRDLNCLLASLVQLLGDPHSRTLPGFQSLLQREWVAAGHPFPHRLGLLRCDSPWEEAPVFLLFLDCTWQLVRQFPAAFGFTEAYLLALHDSSFTPYFSTFLFSCQRQRDHGSPHRPRSQSYRAVSGGQEPSAAALPEVWEWGLRYSRQQRERFRNPAGAALGTPGTAEPQPSPASPWPGAGPGPVFVLTKGALSAQPLPWRSGRPPPHHSHWEPSLGEPGGGRPPPGLLLPCTAGPSVRLWTRCYLRGLPEAQVPRTGGPGHGPATRPPPNPCPPIQPLSLHPTLIHPSNPVSIQPLSIHPTLYPPIQPLSIHPTLYPSNPVSTHPTLIHPSNPVSIQPLSIHPTLYPPIQPLSIHPTLYPSNPVSTHPTLIHPSNPVSIQPLSIHPTLINPSNPYPSIQPCIHPSNPYPSIQPCIHPTLIHPSLIPPSNPYPSIQPCIHPSNPVSTYPTLIHSSKPVSLHPTPYPPIHPTPHLFTQLCIHPS
- the MTMR11 gene encoding myotubularin-related protein 11 isoform X5, with amino-acid sequence MSGRRPAFPPLPGELVLEEAAGARQRCGNDGSVPGTLLCTNRRVAFVPAQDPGSPRPFLPSEHEVALPCIRKLVAASSFTKPKVLTGTSTLKFIPEELALFCRDFRLLRFYFHENGLAPQAFRVANAIAQAREAAAWLGDAGEGRDGARPEDEDEEDEDGSSATLLFESLRDWEKELKRLGAAGWRVSAVNERFDMAPSLPRYLWVPSGLLDHDLKRLFAHFEERRVPRLCWHHPGGSALLRAAAFHAGSEPGSEDARCLEALLLGGRGPCVLVRTAELPGPADIQLAHLKLRALCLPGAAAEEKWLSALEGTRWLDHVRSCLRKAVEVASLLAGRCCSVLLQEPSDRDLNCLLASLVQLLGDPHSRTLPGFQSLLQREWVAAGHPFPHRLGLLRCDSPWEEAPVFLLFLDCTWQLVRQFPAAFGFTEAYLLALHDSSFTPYFSTFLFSCQRQRDHGSPHRPRSQSYRAVSGGQEPSAAALPEVWEWGLRYSRQQRERFRNPAGAALGTPGTAEPQPSPASPWPGAGPGPVFVLTKGALSAQPLPWRSGRPPPHHSHWEPSLGEPGGGRPPPGLLLPCTAGPSVRLWTRCYLRGLPEAQRGRFAPSPAGLAEELQLLQDRLRALTA
- the MTMR11 gene encoding myotubularin-related protein 11 isoform X2; translated protein: MSGRRPAFPPLPGELVLEEAAGARQRCGNDGSVPGTLLCTNRRVAFVPAQDPGSPRPFLPSEHEVALPCIRKLVAASSFTKPKVLTGTSTLKFIPEELALFCRDFRLLRFYFHENGLAPQAFRVANAIAQAREAAAWLGDAGEGRDGARPEDEDEEDEDGSSATLLFESLRDWEKELKRLGAAGWRVSAVNERFDMAPSLPRYLWVPSGLLDHDLKRLFAHFEERRVPRLCWHHPGGSALLRAAAFHAGSEPGSEDARCLEALLLGGRGPCVLVRTAELPGPADIQLAHLKLRALCLPGAAAEEKWLSALEGTRWLDHVRSCLRKAVEVASLLAGRCCSVLLQEPSDRDLNCLLASLVQLLGDPHSRTLPGFQSLLQREWVAAGHPFPHRLGLLRCDSPWEEAPVFLLFLDCTWQLVRQFPAAFGFTEAYLLALHDSSFTPYFSTFLFSCQRQRDHGSPHRPRSQSYRAVSGGQEPSAAALPEVWEWGLRYSRQQRERFRNPAGAALGTPGTAEPQPSPASPWPGAGPGPVFVLTKGALSAQPLPWRSGRPPPHHSHWEPSLGEPGGGRPPPGLLLPCTAGPSVRLWTRCYLRGLPEAQVPRTGGPGHGPATRPPPNPCPPIQPLSLHPTLIHPSNPVSIQPLSIHPTLYPPIQPLSIHPTLYPSNPVSTHPTLIHPSNPVSIQPLSIHPTLYPPIQPLSIHPTLYPSNPVSTHPTLIHPSNPVSIQPLSIHPTLINPSNPYPSIQPCIHPSNPYPSIQPCIHPTLIHPSLIPPSNPYPSIQPCIHPSNPVSTYPTLIHSSKPVSLHPTPYPPIHPTPHLFTQLCIHPS
- the MTMR11 gene encoding myotubularin-related protein 11 isoform X1 — translated: MSGRRPAFPPLPGELVLEEAAGARQRCGNDGSVPGTLLCTNRRVAFVPAQVRPGPGKRTEKGTGTGQGTGKEQGKGQGKRQGTGKGTGKGQGKGQGTGKGTGKGQGTGKGTGKGQGKEQGTGPCVAARAPPRPWGPPALIVLHPHPSPIPDPIPQLPCPILTPSQLHLEPHPSGTPAPSQPHPGPIHSHRQQNHCVHPGNSSLQDAVGGVKGSAPAGTGQRGPGPAPSPSPGAASSSPRSPAGPRLPPSLPAQRARGGASLHPQAGGSSFTKPKVLTGTSTLKFIPEELALFCRDFRLLRFYFHENGLAPQAFRVANAIAQAREAAAWLGDAGEGRDGARPEDEDEEDEDGSSATLLFESLRDWEKELKRLGAAGWRVSAVNERFDMAPSLPRYLWVPSGLLDHDLKRLFAHFEERRVPRLCWHHPGGSALLRAAAFHAGSEPGSEDARCLEALLLGGRGPCVLVRTAELPGPADIQLAHLKLRALCLPGAAAEEKWLSALEGTRWLDHVRSCLRKAVEVASLLAGRCCSVLLQEPSDRDLNCLLASLVQLLGDPHSRTLPGFQSLLQREWVAAGHPFPHRLGLLRCDSPWEEAPVFLLFLDCTWQLVRQFPAAFGFTEAYLLALHDSSFTPYFSTFLFSCQRQRDHGSPHRPRSQSYRAVSGGQEPSAAALPEVWEWGLRYSRQQRERFRNPAGAALGTPGTAEPQPSPASPWPGAGPGPVFVLTKGALSAQPLPWRSGRPPPHHSHWEPSLGEPGGGRPPPGLLLPCTAGPSVRLWTRCYLRGLPEAQVPRTGGPGHGPATRPPPNPCPPIQPLSLHPTLIHPSNPVSIQPLSIHPTLYPPIQPLSIHPTLYPSNPVSTHPTLIHPSNPVSIQPLSIHPTLYPPIQPLSIHPTLYPSNPVSTHPTLIHPSNPVSIQPLSIHPTLINPSNPYPSIQPCIHPSNPYPSIQPCIHPTLIHPSLIPPSNPYPSIQPCIHPSNPVSTYPTLIHSSKPVSLHPTPYPPIHPTPHLFTQLCIHPS